ACAACTCTATTGAGTTAAGTTCCGAAGGAATTGGAACATTATGATGCGACCGGGAAACTCAGGCAGATGCCTTTTTATGGATCATTCGACCGGGAGTTGTTGCACGTTATTTGCGATCGATTACGAGAAGAGTTACATCGTCGCTAAACTTGGAATAATTGCAATATTCGATACAATCGGAGATGATTTGTGCGGATGTTTCCTGAGCGGTTTTAGAGGCGCACTTATGAATCGAAAGGGAGATGAATTCTTCGCTGTAACGTTTGGTTCTGTCGTCGGAATAATGCTCTGAAATTCCGTCCGTATAAAGCACCAACCTATCGCCGGTTTTGAAATGAATGGATTTCTCCTCGAAAAAAAGGTCCGGAATAATACCGATTAGTTTTCCTTTCGTTTCCAGAGAGAGCATACTATCGGTTGAATTTTGCAAAAGTAAAGGATGATTGTGTCCTGCGTTGGAATAAAGAATCGTATCTTTTTCCGTGTCGATCACACAGTAGAACGCGGTTACGAAATTTCCGACCATTTTGTTATTGAGGGCGTGATTGAGCCCCGAGAAAAATTGGGACGGGCTGGAAAGAATTTCTTTGTCGTAAGTGGAAATGATTGTGTTCATCACCGCCGCTATGACCGAAGCAGAAAGACCGTGGCCGGAAACGTCCGCGACTAAAAATCCGGTTCGTTCCGAATCCAATTTGAATATGCTATAAAAATCACCGCCCACGTTCGAGTAGGGAATATGTTCCGCTCCGACTTCCAGACCTTTGATATAAGGGATTGTAGTCGGGATTACTTTCGACATGACCTCTCTAGCTCTTTGTAATTCCCGATCGGAGTTCACGACTTTATGAAAGAGGTCCGCATTCTTGATCGTCATCGAAAGTCGGTTTGCAATCGCCCCCAACATTTCTAGATCGTTTTTATGAAACGCAAATCCGGAATTCTTGTTATTGACGCTGATAACTCCTAAAAGTTCGTTTTTATAAACCAAGGGGGAAGAAATAAGAGAGTTCGCTTCGAACTTGTATTTCGCGTTCAGATTATAACGTTTGTCTTCTTCCAAGTTTTGTATGAGAAGATTTTTTCTTTCCTTGGCTACCCATCCAGCAACGCCTTCACCGAAAGGAACTGTGATTGTATGAATCGCGTCTTTTGGAATTCCTTTGGCTGCGAGAATTCTCAATGTCTGACTTGTATGATCCGCGAGATAAATGGTTCCGGTTTTTGCTTCTAAGAATTCTAAAACTCTTTCCAGTACCCAATTGCCCAGTTCATGAATACTTTTTTCGGAAACGATGAGTTTTTCGAATTCATAAAGAAGAGAAAGTTCCAAGATTCTTTTTTTAAGATTTTCGTGAATCTTCGCGTTTTGGATCGCAATTGCGGCCACTTCGGATAAGGACGTAAGATAAGTCAAATCGCAGGTGTCGAAGGAACGGTTTTGCGTCTTATTGAGAATTTCAAGAGTCCCGATAATCTTGCTTTCGATAAACAAAGGAACACAAACCAAGGAACGGGTTCTGTAACCCGTCTTTTGATCCCAGGACGGATTGAACCTGGAATCTGAATATGCGTCTTCTAAAATGATCGGCTTTTTTTCTTTGGCCACCCAACCGGCGATTCCCTGTCCTATATCAAGGCGCCCGTATTTTTGAATGATTTCACCTTTTTCACCAAGCGCTACTTCGCAGTATAAAAATTCTTCCGTTTCGTCCAGAAGGAATAAGGAACTCGCGTCCGCCTCCAGAAGATCTTTGGAATAGAGCATGATTAGGGGTAATAGCTGATAGAGATCTAAATTTGCGTTTAAAATTGTGCTGGTACTGAGAATACTTTTCAGTTTTAGAGACTCTAAAACATTTTTAGGCATAGATATTTTGTCAAAACTAAGAGAAACTGAAGGTTCGTCAAGGGTTTGGGAGGAATATTCGAAGAACTGAAAATACCGAAGAAAAACCTATACTGACCGAAATTTAATACGAAAAGGAACTTTGTGGATTTTCATCGGTCTTATATAGGCCATGGAAAATCAAATTTCTCGTTTTCTCGTTTTTCTTTCCGTGTTTACCCTCATTATCGGATTGGGTTACGCGTACACTGGTTTCCGTTTAATCCCAAGTTTAAGCACGCAGAGTTGGATTTCTTGGTTTGCATGGGCCTTGATTTTTTTATGTACCTTAAGTATTCCGGTCAGTTATTACATCAGTCTGACTTCCAAACGCGAAGGGATTCAAACCGCGTTTTCCTATCTTGCGTTCACCGGGTTAGGATTTTTTACGATCTTATTCAGTCTCGTTTTGTTGAAGGACATAACCGCGGTTTCCTTGTATGGGCTCACAAAATTCTTTCCAAATTCCGATTCAAGCGATAGCGGCGCGGGAGAACTCGTACAAAGAAAGGAGTTTTTAAACCAACTTCTGAGTTTCTCCGTACTTGGGCTTGCGGGAGGACTTACGGGAATTGGATTCTATCAGGCGCATAAAAAGCTAAAAGTGATTTCGGTCGATGTCTTTGAGGAAAACTTACACTCTTCTTTGGATGGATTCAGGATCGTTCAAATTTCGGACATTCATATCGGACCTACAATCAAAAAGCGTTTTTTAGAATCTGTCGTAAGAACCGTAAACGAACTTAAACCCGATTTGGTCGCGATTACGGGAGATCTGGTCGACGGTCCTGTAAGTAAACTCGCTCATCATATCACTCCTCTTGCCGATCTCAAATCCAAACATGGAACTTTTTTCGTAACCGGAAATCATGAGTATTATTCGGGGGTTCTTTCTTGGATTCATGAATTAAAGAAACATAATATTCTAGTTTTATTAAACGAAAATCAAATTCTGAAACATGGAAAAGCGAATCTGACTCTTGCCGGTGTCACCGATCTCAAAGCGGGATCTATCCTCGCGGAACATAAAACGGATCCGTATCGGGCGATGAAGGGAGGAGAAAAAACGGATTACAAAATTCTACTCGCACATCAACCGAACAGCGTCTTTGAAGGGGCCGACGCGGGATTTAATCTTCAGTTATCGGGACATACGCATGGAGGACAGTATTTTCCGGGGAATTTACTCATCTATCTCGCGCAGAAGTTTGTTGCGGGACTTCACAAACATAAGGACACTTGGATCTATGTGAGCCGAGGAACGGGATATTGGGGGCCTCCGATTCGACTTGGGGCGCCCTCTGAAATCAGTTTGATTCGATTGAGGAAAAATTCTTAAGAACCAAACCTTTTGAAACCGGAGTCGATTTCCGATATTTAAAGAAGGGACTTTAAATGGAGGAGGAGATGGTCCTTTTCAAATCCAATCGGAA
The nucleotide sequence above comes from Leptospira weilii. Encoded proteins:
- a CDS encoding metallophosphoesterase is translated as MENQISRFLVFLSVFTLIIGLGYAYTGFRLIPSLSTQSWISWFAWALIFLCTLSIPVSYYISLTSKREGIQTAFSYLAFTGLGFFTILFSLVLLKDITAVSLYGLTKFFPNSDSSDSGAGELVQRKEFLNQLLSFSVLGLAGGLTGIGFYQAHKKLKVISVDVFEENLHSSLDGFRIVQISDIHIGPTIKKRFLESVVRTVNELKPDLVAITGDLVDGPVSKLAHHITPLADLKSKHGTFFVTGNHEYYSGVLSWIHELKKHNILVLLNENQILKHGKANLTLAGVTDLKAGSILAEHKTDPYRAMKGGEKTDYKILLAHQPNSVFEGADAGFNLQLSGHTHGGQYFPGNLLIYLAQKFVAGLHKHKDTWIYVSRGTGYWGPPIRLGAPSEISLIRLRKNS
- a CDS encoding GAF domain-containing SpoIIE family protein phosphatase is translated as MPKNVLESLKLKSILSTSTILNANLDLYQLLPLIMLYSKDLLEADASSLFLLDETEEFLYCEVALGEKGEIIQKYGRLDIGQGIAGWVAKEKKPIILEDAYSDSRFNPSWDQKTGYRTRSLVCVPLFIESKIIGTLEILNKTQNRSFDTCDLTYLTSLSEVAAIAIQNAKIHENLKKRILELSLLYEFEKLIVSEKSIHELGNWVLERVLEFLEAKTGTIYLADHTSQTLRILAAKGIPKDAIHTITVPFGEGVAGWVAKERKNLLIQNLEEDKRYNLNAKYKFEANSLISSPLVYKNELLGVISVNNKNSGFAFHKNDLEMLGAIANRLSMTIKNADLFHKVVNSDRELQRAREVMSKVIPTTIPYIKGLEVGAEHIPYSNVGGDFYSIFKLDSERTGFLVADVSGHGLSASVIAAVMNTIISTYDKEILSSPSQFFSGLNHALNNKMVGNFVTAFYCVIDTEKDTILYSNAGHNHPLLLQNSTDSMLSLETKGKLIGIIPDLFFEEKSIHFKTGDRLVLYTDGISEHYSDDRTKRYSEEFISLSIHKCASKTAQETSAQIISDCIEYCNYSKFSDDVTLLVIDRK